The following proteins are co-located in the Sphingomonas donggukensis genome:
- the leuD gene encoding 3-isopropylmalate dehydratase small subunit: protein MNQPVTRVSGRAYPWGAENIDTDVIIPAHWLKTTTREGLGKGAFETVRSAPGNIFDDPRYAGAPILIAGENFGCGSSREHAAWALGDMGLRAVIAPSFSDIFSGNAFKNGIVAVVLPQAAIDRLMEAAQDGEVTVDLETMTVTTSYQDRFAFEMDAFRRDCLMQGLDEIGLTLARDTAISKFESADRQHRPWISGRGHDASIAV, encoded by the coding sequence ATGAACCAGCCGGTCACCCGCGTCTCGGGCCGCGCCTATCCGTGGGGTGCGGAGAACATCGACACCGACGTCATCATCCCCGCGCACTGGCTGAAGACGACGACGCGCGAGGGGCTGGGGAAGGGCGCATTCGAAACGGTGCGCAGCGCGCCCGGCAACATCTTCGACGATCCGCGCTACGCCGGCGCGCCGATCCTGATCGCGGGCGAGAACTTCGGCTGCGGCTCCAGCCGCGAACATGCCGCCTGGGCCTTGGGCGACATGGGCCTGCGCGCGGTGATCGCGCCCAGCTTCTCGGACATCTTCTCGGGCAACGCGTTCAAGAACGGCATCGTCGCCGTCGTCCTGCCCCAGGCGGCGATCGACCGGCTGATGGAGGCCGCGCAGGACGGAGAGGTCACCGTCGACCTGGAGACGATGACCGTCACCACCAGCTACCAGGACCGCTTCGCCTTCGAGATGGATGCGTTCCGCCGCGACTGCCTGATGCAGGGGCTGGACGAGATCGGCCTGACGCTGGCAAGGGATACCGCGATTTCGAAATTCGAATCCGCGGATCGACAGCATCGCCCGTGGATCAGCGGGAGAGGCCATGATGCGAGCATTGCTGTCTGA
- the leuC gene encoding 3-isopropylmalate dehydratase large subunit yields MASRPLTLYEKIWADHVIERRPDGTCLIYIDRHLVHEVTSPQAFAGLRAAGRSVRRPDLTLAVPDHNLPTTPRVDAAGNALPITDPESANQLATLRANVAEFGVPYIDALAAEQGIVHVVGPEQGFTLPGTTLVCGDSHTSAHGALGALAFGIGTSEVEHVLATQTLLLQQSKTMEIRVDGTLGFGVSAKDVVLAIIGRIGAAGGTGHVVEYTGDVIRALSVEGRLTISNMSIEGGARAGLIAPDETTFAYLKGRPMAPTGADWDRAVAVWRRLPSDANATYDAVVKLDATDIAPSLTWGTSPEDVVAITGSVPDPDSFADPSKRVAARKSLDYMGLAPGTRMQDVAIGHVFIGSCTNSRIEDLRAAASVADGRHVADGVRALVVPGSGLVKRQAEAEGLDRIFTDAGFEWREPGCSMCLAMNPDKVPPGERCASTSNRNFVGRQGPGARTHLVSPAMAAAAAVTGRLSDVRDLMGGK; encoded by the coding sequence ATGGCCAGCCGTCCACTCACCCTTTACGAAAAGATCTGGGCCGATCACGTGATCGAGCGGCGACCCGACGGCACGTGCCTGATCTACATCGACCGACATCTCGTCCACGAAGTCACCAGCCCCCAGGCGTTCGCCGGCCTCCGCGCCGCCGGGCGCAGCGTGCGTCGCCCCGACCTGACCCTCGCGGTACCCGACCATAATCTGCCCACCACGCCGCGGGTCGATGCCGCGGGCAACGCGCTGCCGATCACCGACCCGGAAAGCGCCAACCAGCTCGCCACATTGCGCGCCAACGTCGCCGAATTCGGCGTGCCCTACATCGACGCGCTCGCCGCGGAACAGGGCATCGTCCACGTCGTCGGCCCCGAACAGGGTTTCACGCTGCCCGGCACGACGCTCGTTTGTGGCGACAGCCACACCTCGGCGCACGGCGCGCTCGGGGCGCTCGCCTTCGGCATCGGCACCAGCGAGGTTGAACACGTTCTCGCCACGCAAACCCTGCTGCTCCAGCAATCGAAGACGATGGAAATCCGCGTCGACGGCACACTCGGATTCGGGGTCAGCGCCAAGGACGTCGTGCTCGCGATCATCGGGCGGATCGGCGCGGCGGGGGGCACCGGACATGTCGTCGAATATACCGGCGACGTCATCCGCGCGCTGTCGGTCGAGGGCCGTCTGACGATCAGCAACATGTCGATCGAGGGCGGCGCCCGCGCCGGGCTGATCGCGCCCGATGAGACGACTTTCGCCTATCTGAAGGGGCGCCCGATGGCCCCGACCGGCGCTGACTGGGATCGCGCGGTCGCCGTCTGGCGCCGCCTGCCGAGCGACGCCAACGCGACCTACGACGCGGTCGTGAAGCTCGACGCCACCGACATCGCGCCATCGCTGACGTGGGGCACCAGCCCCGAGGACGTCGTCGCCATCACCGGCAGCGTGCCCGATCCCGACAGCTTCGCCGACCCGTCGAAGCGCGTCGCCGCGCGCAAGTCGCTTGACTACATGGGCCTCGCGCCGGGCACGCGGATGCAGGACGTCGCGATCGGCCACGTCTTCATCGGCAGCTGCACCAACAGTCGGATCGAGGATCTGCGCGCCGCCGCTTCGGTCGCGGACGGTCGCCACGTCGCCGACGGCGTCCGCGCGCTCGTCGTCCCCGGATCGGGGTTGGTGAAGCGCCAGGCCGAGGCCGAGGGACTCGACCGTATCTTCACCGACGCCGGCTTCGAATGGCGCGAGCCCGGCTGTTCGATGTGCCTGGCGATGAACCCGGACAAGGTGCCGCCGGGCGAACGCTGTGCGTCGACCAGCAACCGCAATTTCGTTGGCCGGCAGGGGCCGGGTGCGCGTACACATCTGGTGTCGCCGGCAATGGCGGCAGCGGCGGCAGTCACGGGGAGGCTGTCGGACGTTCGGGACTTGATGGGGGGGAAGTGA
- a CDS encoding N-acyl homoserine lactonase family protein, translating to MKRVLALLAAGTIVSGVCAYSATGQTAVSKPVPRVTLTRLDCGANKTPRDIAAFSDTHALDGQKKALVASCYLIRHGDEYMLWDTGYAASNRTDPKSAIALPRTIVEQLKQLGLDAADIEYVGVSHYHGDHTGQARDFPSASLLIGQGDWSALTAKDRAANVDPAPLAHWITGGGKYEAVRADKDVFGDGSVTILDTPGHTPGHKSLLVRLRGMGNVLLTGDLAHFASNYAGNAVPAFNTNRADTLASLDRFKRMAANLKATVVIQHEPADVAKLPVFPKAAE from the coding sequence ATGAAGCGCGTATTGGCCTTGCTGGCCGCCGGAACGATCGTGTCCGGCGTCTGTGCCTATTCGGCGACCGGGCAGACCGCGGTGTCGAAACCGGTGCCGCGGGTGACGCTGACGCGGCTCGATTGCGGCGCGAACAAGACGCCGCGCGACATCGCCGCCTTTTCGGACACCCACGCGCTCGACGGGCAGAAGAAGGCACTGGTCGCCAGCTGCTACCTGATCCGCCACGGCGACGAATATATGCTGTGGGATACGGGGTACGCGGCATCGAACCGTACCGATCCGAAATCGGCGATCGCGCTGCCGCGGACCATCGTCGAGCAGCTGAAACAACTCGGGCTCGACGCCGCCGACATCGAATATGTCGGGGTCAGCCACTATCACGGCGATCACACCGGGCAGGCGCGCGATTTTCCCTCGGCCAGCCTGCTGATCGGGCAGGGCGACTGGTCGGCGCTGACCGCTAAGGACCGCGCCGCCAACGTCGATCCCGCACCGCTCGCCCACTGGATCACGGGCGGCGGCAAATATGAGGCGGTGCGCGCCGACAAGGACGTGTTCGGCGACGGCAGCGTGACGATCCTCGACACGCCCGGCCATACGCCGGGCCACAAATCGCTGCTGGTGCGGCTGCGCGGCATGGGCAACGTGCTGCTGACCGGCGACCTCGCCCATTTCGCGAGCAACTATGCGGGCAATGCGGTGCCGGCGTTCAACACCAACCGCGCCGACACGCTCGCCAGCCTCGACCGGTTCAAGCGCATGGCCGCGAACCTGAAGGCGACCGTGGTGATCCAGCACGAACCCGCCGACGTCGCCAAGCTGCCGGTGTTCCCGAAGGCGGCGGAATGA